Below is a genomic region from Thunnus thynnus chromosome 22, fThuThy2.1, whole genome shotgun sequence.
AAGCAGTGGTCTTTCTCTTATGTGTCTGCTGTTCATTCAAAATGATTGAATTTCAGTAATCACAAGTATAAATtagatgaaaacaaactgacataaTGTTCGAGTGAGGAGGGGCATTGTGACAGCCATGATGCAGTGTcctttaacaaataaatacattttttgcactttCCCAAGTGATAAGTGGTAATTTTGCAGTTAGCAtgatgatgtttagcaggtgtaatgtttaccatgttcaccatcttagtgtagtgtgtgagcatgctaacatttactttACTAATTAggactaaacacaaagtacagctgagagtgatgggaatgtcattggtttgcaggtgtttggtcataaaccaaagtactgggcAACTTGAAATAATGACCTGACAATGGCGcttgatgaaaagttaagggttcaccaaagtaattacaattcatcctgagggagagatgaatgtgtgttccaaattttatggcaatccatccaatagttgttgagaaatttcaGTCAAAGCAAATATGAAATATGGATTCTCTTTGggtgaaatatttaatataacaaGTTGGGATGTTTTAGTTCTCCAAAGCTGACATAAAGTTTATCTGGAGCTGTCAGCACATCAAGTCCTGATTTTGGGTAGGAACAACATAATTTTTCAATAGGAAGTAAAATATCTATGCATGACAAAATAGGCAATGCACTAAAATGATatcaatacacacaaaaaataaagaaattaaattattattggaCCTGtatattaaaacacactttataATGTCTTAATAGACTAATAGTCCTAAttgtgtaaaaaagaaaaaaaaaggaaaaagaaaaaagtgccTCATTGTGAGAAAAGTACAATTTTTAGTCTGAGCAAGATGTTCAACATGAGTTTTGTTGAGCTGCTTTCTATCCAGATTCCTAAGTATTATATTGCTGTTCTGTGTCAATTAGATCTCCCTTTAGAGCATGGATAGTATTTCGTGCTCTTGTGAAACGCacacatttagtcttttatgagTATAAAATCAACCTATAAATTTAACATAGAGGCCTGGAAGTCATCAAAAGCAGACTGTAACTTGGGGAGCGCCTGGTCTGAGACAGGATGGTATCATCCACATAAAAATGAACAGTGCTGAGTTGGAaagtaaatgttatttatgtgtAGGGTAAATAACAGGGGGCCTAATATTGATCCTTGGGGGGCACCTTTATCAATAATTTGGGGGCCAAACTAACTTGCAGATGTTCTCATTAAAATCAACTAAGCAATAACCCTGATATAACATTGCCCCAGTACGTTTCTCAgaggtatgaatgtgtgtattcaAGGAAAGGGATGTTGATAAATTATTGCATCAGAGTTATTGTATCTTTGCCACATACATTTCAGAGTGAAGAAGAGGGTTTTAGTTATTGCTAAATCTTCTTTAAAGGCTTTTTATACTGAACAGCGGAGTATGGAGTTTGTCTCTTTTCTGCTACAGCATACATatgtgctctgtaaatcacatgtCCTGTGTTTTCCATTGagaaaaaatccacagtcctcgttttgagcaGTCCAGCCCTTCTGTCAGTTTTGTCGCGGATCTATAACATTCTCGaaactatatactataaatgCTCAATTCTATACTATATTGTACTCTATGGAGTATTGTCACCTTCATGATCAAAGTAACAAGTAGCAATGTGTAGTCATGGAAGAGCAAGAGGATCatagagacacactgctgctggTACAGCTGAACAATGGCAGAGATTGCTATAAATTCTTAATAGAAGCAGAAATTTTAATAAGCAGACTGACTGGTTTTGCAAAATGATTCagaattttaaatattcattgGTAACATGTAAACtatttatattgtaaagcttcagattagtgtttttttggaaatattaTGACTGAGATGTTTTACAATCTAAACTTTAAACATTACTGAGTATATCATTGCGCTTGTTATTTATGCGTAGTATCAGTAAGATCTAATTTACTGTGTCCTCAGCTTTGTCCATGATTTCTTGGTACAATCTCAATCGTCTTCACAGGCCACAATCCCTTTTGTTAAAATTTCACACTGTTCACAAGTGTTAGTGACTTGTCTGTTTCCTTATTGAAGGTAGAAGGTAGTCATCTTCAGCATCTTTATCATCTCCACCATGAAGATGCTGGCTGCATCTATGGTTGTTAGTGCCATAATGGCTCTGGCCAGAGCTGATGGTGAGTGTTATTCCCAATTCTTTGAGTTTGGTTGTGTGTATGCTATGTGTATACTTCAAAAGTAACGTGGCATGTAGACAAACGCAGCTTCGTTTTTGTCAAGATAGGGTGGCTCAATTTTATTTCACTAACTTTAGGCAGCTTCTATCTAGCTTCCaggtaaatgtttttttattgtctctgatCTGCTGTCAATAGTCATTGAGCTGCAGCTTTGCAGCTGTCCCCCTCCCGCTGCTGGGAAGCTGCACCTTCACTCTCTTTGGTATGTATAAATGACTTTGCATTACTTTTAATTCAGGTGTAGTTCCCAGTTGGTAATTTTAGTGTCTCTTGCACTTTGCAGGTATTTTTGAAGCCAGGCTGTGCCCTATGGTGGGTGGCCCTTTCCTGGCCCCACACTCCCCGAGCAAATGCTGTTCTGTCTATCTATAgatatacatttttacacatttctacAACAGCTGGTTTTGCTTTCTCTGCTGATCTGTCTTTACATCACTACATCTGCTATTTCTATATAGCTACATTTCTACAacagctgtgttgtttttacattttcacacctCTACATATTGATCAGCATCTCTGCAACTGGTTCAGCCCTGTGGCTCTGTTCAGTTAGGAGTGAACTGAAGTGGCCCATGTAAGACACtaagcagtgtgtgtttttcagttttcttgttttttttttctttttctttggaGGTTTATTTAAATTTGGAGGACAAATTCACATAGTCCTATTTATTGTTTAGTTATATAAGGTCCCCTTTTCAGTTTGTTGGTGGTTTAGTTGAAGGTTTAGTGATTTTTTTGTAGGTCCTGTGTATCGTGGTTTTGTCtaattagtattattattatttcttttttctctttcttttttttctttcttttgtgcCTTCTCTTTGGtcagctgggtgtgtgtgttggttttatttacagttgACCATTGGGGGGGACATTTGTATATCATTTGGTCTGGTGGCAGTGctgtttttggattttaaagttttgagactgcctgtcattttaaatttacatattGAATAAAATTATTGCTTATATTTAGAATCACTTCTCGGTCAAGTGTTTTTGAGCCTGTatgaccttttcttttttttttttccttgggTCCCAAAGCGGTTAGACTAAAAAATTGAGTGGGGTGCAATTCCTGAGGTGGCATAGTTGacactatttaaaaaaaaaaaaaaaaaaagaaacctccCCCCGCTCTTGCCACATAAGCCTTCAACTTTCTCAGTATACTTTATCTGATAATGATGTctcaatatgtttgtttgtgctctCAGTTCCCTTTTTGTGAAAGATGTCAAGATAGGTAATTATATATAAGAGCTGGTCTTTGTCTTGTGAAAGACCTGCACACAGGCAGGCTGAAGCTACAGGCTGAGAAGAGCAGATAATTCGGCACCAGGTGTGATATGAACTCTTATTTTTTTGAACTGACAGTCAATACCAGTCATCTGGTCCGTATAAAAGTATTtataacatgtttgtttctctttactgAAGGCTATTATCATCTTCAACATCATCTTCACAATGAAGATGCTGACTGTGGCTGCACTTATGTGCACCATTATGGCTTTGACTACAGCTGATGGTGGGTTTTCTTTATAGAAAGTGTTACATATAATTAAAGACATAGAGAAACTGTGTGTATTGTCTCTAAACAGCAACAATCCAGTCAATAACTGTTATGTCAAACTTTCTAGATCCTGCAGAAGCCAAATCCGAAAATGACCAAACAGGTAAGTAGCCTTTAGATTTCAAATATATTGCTCTTTGTAATGATACTACAcctattctttattttttcttcttttcttaaaTGTTGTGTTAAATTACCAGTTTGTCTCTGAAAGGCCATTATGTCACTTTTGTTATGTAATGTTATACTGTGTtgtgttatattattttttgttatagCATTTTCTCTTATGCCGtcaaatttgattttatatCACGATATGAAAattcaacacatacacactatatTCTCTAAGTGTCCTCAGTAGAGACAGACCTGGTCAAAAGGACATATGGGTGTTCCTATGGTTGGAGAAGGCTCTGTGGCCGCTGTTTCCGCTACGTTGCAAGACCATTGCGTTGGGCTCAAGCTGAGGTAATAAGGTTAACTTTGATTCCATATGCCTACTACTGTTCATGACGTTTCAAAGATACTGCACACTAACcataacaattttaaaaaagtttttaaaaagtttttaaagtaTTCAATACACAGAAAACCGACTGACAAATTGACAGAAACTACACAGCTCACATCCCCACTATCAAACAACAGACAGGGACCACTGGAAGCACCTAGAAAAAGTTTAATCTTGCTGACATTAACAAATGGTGAGCCTACATTTAGGAATCAGCTGGGTTTTGTTCAGAGTTCAAGGGTGTAAGAATGAGTAATGTAACAACTTACTTTTGCTATTAATGAGTAACATTATAACTTTTTCAATTAGTAATATGTCATGAGTAATTAAAGGGAACTTGCCCAGGGGATTCTAGTGCATTGAAGGTTGCTATGGCTATTGGGATCCCTATTCAACTGGAAAATGGGACAAACAAGCAGCCGAATGAGGAAAATCAGATACTATTTTGTTTGTCAAACATCTGTCTATGTTGTATTCCTGTATTTGTTTCATAGCaactcctgtctctctctctctctctcttcctctttatcTCCACTCTAGAAAAACTGCCAGGCCATGGGTGGAAACCTTGCATCAGTACATAACTATCGGGAGTACCGTAGCATTCAGAGGCTGATCGTTCATCGCTGTCACCGCTATAGAGAGATATGGCTCGGAGGCCATGATGGAGAAGAggtattttatttgtcattgcaCAAGGTCCAACAGTTACTtcatgaaacttttttttaaattaatgtaatcTTAAATTCTGTCTTTTAGGAGAGAGCTTGGCTGTGGAGTAATGGTAGGCGATTCAACTATCGGAACTGGTGTCGTGGAGAGCCCAATAACAGCCGTGGCAGTCAGCACTGTCTAACAATGAATCATACAGGTAAATGAATACAGTATATGAGTGATGTTAATGATAAGggtaaacagtgaaaaatctcAATTTTGCTCCAAGATAAATTGGTATCCACAGTTTCAGGTTTTGGTTTGTGTAGCATTTACTGACacttgtgggttttttttggtacTTACAGTCCGAAGGTGCTGGGATGATGATCACTGCAACAAACGAAAACCATCTGTCTGTGTCAAGAGGCGCTACTGATTCCTGACATACAGGCGTGGAGTAGCACAAAAACTGGTGGAGGTGTGTTAATGTGCATATTTTCAAAAGCacctgtttttgtgttgatcAGTCTGATATAACCTGAAGGCTCTATAACTCATAttgtttcatattattatttcatttctatCGCTGTAACGCTACTAAGGACTGAAGCGATAAGTTACGTAATCAGAAGCTGGACTGTTCCTAAGGCCTTATGCCTTTAATAGGAGCAGATTGAATGTGTTTTGAAAGAATGCTTTTAGCAACTTATTCTTGAAAGTGAacaagagctgcaactaatgattattgtcaaCTGTTTTctcgactaatcaattagtcattttactatcatagaagactaaaaaacagaaaatattcacatttaagaagctggaaccagagaatctgagcatttttcttaaaaaatgactcgaaacaattaattgatcatcaaaatggccaattaattttctgtcaatcgactaattgattaatcgacttatcgttgcagctctagagtGAACTGGTCTTTCTTGTctcatgcaaaaataaaacgCTCAAGCATTGAAACAAGCTGGTCTGTGACATTAATAATACTGAATACACTAATTATTTGGAGCGCTATGTGGAAATTTTTGTCTTATGGGTAATGACAGTGATGTTACACacttttcaaatgtcaaaatgcatATCACTATCACAAAACAGACATACAAATAAAGCAACATCATCCAAACCTTTTGCAGACCTTTGTGTTTGCAAGAGTTTGAAACTGTAGACAAAATTTCTgctgttcaaatgaaaaacaaatcatcttTAAGAACTTGCATGCAAAAGCAGTGATCTTCCTCTTATGTTTCTGCTGTTCATTCAAAATGATTGAATTTCATTGATCACAAGTATAAATTAGATGAAAACAAACGGACATAATGTTCGAGTGAGGAGGGGCATTGTGACAGCCATGATGCAGTGTCCTTTaacagataaatacattttttgcactttCCCAAGTGATAAGTGGTAATTTTGCAGTTAGCATGATGATctttagcaggtgtaatgtttaccatgttcaccatcttagtgtAGTATGTgcgcatgctaacatttactttACTAATTAggactaaacacaaagtacagctgagagtGATGGGAATGTCAATGGTTaacaggtatttggtcataaaccaaagtactgggcAACTTGAAATAATGACCTGACAATGGTGcttgatgaaaagttaagggttCACCATAgtaattacaattcatcctgagggagagatgaatgtgtgttccaaattttatggcaatccatccaatagttgttgagaaatttcagtcaaagcaaatatgaaatatgaattcTCTTTGggtgaaatatttaatataacaaGTTGGGATGTTTTAGTTCTCCAAAGCTGACATAAAGTTTATCTGGAGCTGTCAGCACATCAAGTCCTGATTTTGGGTGAGAACAACATAATTTTTCAATAGGAAgtaaaatatctttgtatgaCAAAATAGGCAATGCACTAAAATTATATCagtacacacaaaaaataaagaaattaaattattattggaCCTgtatattaaaacacattttataatgtgttaatagACTAATAGTGCTAAttgtgtaaaaaagaaaaaaaggaaaacaaaaagtgCCTCATTGTGAGAAAAGTAGAATTTTTAATCTTTGAGCAAGATGTTCAACATGAGTTTTGTTGAGCTGCTTTCTATCCAGATTCCTAAGTATTATATTGCTGGTGAAATGCacacatttagtcttttatgagTATAGAACAACCTATAAATTTAACATAGAGGCCTGGAAGTCATCAAAAGCAGACTGTAACCTGGGGAGCGCCTGGTCTGAGACAGGATGGTATCATCCACATAAAAATGGACAGTGCTGAGTTGGAaagtaaatgttatttatgtgtAGGGTAAATAACAGGGGGCCTAATATTGATCCTTGGGGGACACCTTTATCAATAATTTGGGGGCCAAACTAACTTGCAGATGTTCTCATTAAAATCAACTAAGCAATAACCCTGATATAACATTGCCCCAGTACGTTTCTCAGAGGTAAGAATGTGTGTATTCAAGGAAAGAGATGTTGATAAATTATTGCATCAGAGTTATTGTATCTTTGCCACATACATTTCAGAGTGAAGAAGAGGGTTTTAGTTATTGCTAAATCTTCTTTAAAGGCTTTTTATACTGAACAGCGGAGTATGGAGTTTGTCTCTTTTCTGCTACAGCATACATatgtgctctgtaaatcacatgtCCTGTGTTTTCCATTGagaaaaaatccacagtcctcgttttgagcaGTCCAGCCCTTCTGTCAGTTTTGGCGGGGATCTATAACATTCTCGaaactatatactataaatgCTCAATTCTATACTATATTGTACTCTATGGAGTATTGTCACCTTCATGATCAAAGTAACAAGTAGCAATGTGTAGTCATGGAAGAGCAAGAGGATCATAGAGACACACTGCTACTGGTACAGCTGAACAATGGCAGAGATTTGCTATAAATTCTTAATAGAAGCAGAAATTTTAATAAGCAGACTGACTGGTTTGCAAAATGATTCAGAATTTTGAATATTCATTGGTAACATGTAAACtatttatattgtaaagcttcagataagtgtttttttggaaatattaTGACAGATGTTTTTACAATCTGAACTTTAAACATTACTGAGTATATCATTGCGCTTGTTATTTATGCGTAGTATCAGTAAGATCTAATTTACTGTGTCCTCAGCTTTATCCATGATTTCGTGGTACAATCTCAATCGTCTTCACAGGCCACAATCCCTTTTGTTAAAATTTCACACTGTTCACAAGTGTTAGTGACTTGTCTGTGTTTCCTTATTGAAGGTAGAAGGTAGTCATCTTCAGCATCTTTATCATCTCCACCATGAAGATGCTGGCTGCATCTATGGTTGTTAGTGCCATAATGGCTCTGGCCAGAGCTGATGGTGAGTGTTATTCCCAATTCTTTGAGTTTGGTTGTGTGTATGCTATGTGTATACTTCAAAAGTAACGTGGCATGTAGACAAACGCAGCTTCGTTTTTGTCAAGATAGGCTGGCTCAATTTTATTTCACTAACTTTAGGCAGCTTCTATCTAGCTTCCaggtaaatgttttttttattgtctctgatCTGCTGTCAATAGTCATTGAGCTGCAGCTTTGCAGCTGTCCCCCTCCCGCTGCTGGGAAGCTGCACCTTCACTCTCTTTGGTATGTATATATGACTTTGCATTATTTAATTCAGGTGTAGTTCCCAGTTGGTAATTTTAGTGTCTCTTGCACTTTGCAGGTATTTTTGAAGCCAGGCTGGCCCTTTCCTGGCCCCACACTCCCCAAGCAAATGCTGTTCTGTCTATCTATAgatatacatttttacacatttctacAACAGCtggttttgctttttctctgcTGATCTGTCTTTACATTACTACATGTGCTATTTCTATATAGCTACATTTCTGCAACAgctgtgttgcttttacattttcacacctCTACATATTGATCAGCAACTCTGCAACTGGttcagctctgcagctctgttcaGTTAGGAGTGAACTGAAGTGGCCCATGTAAGAAACtaagcagtgtgtgtttttcagttttcttgtttttttttctttttcatttttttgggGGTTTGTTTAAATTTGGAGTACAAATTCACATAGTCCTATTTATTGTTTAGTTATATAATGTCCCCTTTTCAGTTTGTTGGTGGTTTAGTTGAAGGCTTAGTTATTTTTTTGTAGGTCCTGTGTATCGTGGTTTTGTCtaattagtattattattatttcttttttctctattttttttctttcttttgtgcCTTCTCTTTGGtcagctgggtgtgtgtgtgtgtgttggttttatttacagttgACCATTGGGGGGGGGACATTTGTATATAATTTGGTCTTAACTGGTTGCAGTGctgtttttggattttaaagttttgagactgcctgtcattttaaatttacatattGAATAAAATTATTGCTTATGTTTAGAATCACTTCTCAGTCAAGTGTTTTTGAGCGTGCatgaccttttctttttttttttccttgggTCCCAATGCGGTTAGACTAAAAAATTTAGTGGGGTGCAATTCCCGAGGTAGCATAGTTGacactatttaaaaaaaaaaaaaagaaaaaaaactccccCCGCTCTTGCCACATAAGCCTTCAACTTTCTCAGTATACTTTATCTGATAATGATGtctcaatatgtttttttgagCCCTCAGTTCCCTTTTTGTGAAAGATGTCAACATAGGTAATTATATATAAGAGCTGGTCTTTGTCTTGTGAAAGACCTGCACACAGGCAGGCTGAAGCTACAGGCTGAGAAGAGCAGATAATTCGGCACCAGGTGTGATATGTACTCTTATTTTTTGAACTGACAGTCAATACCAGTCATCTGGTCCGTATAAAAGTATTtataacatgtttgtttctctttactaAAGGCTATTATCATCTTCAACATCATCTTCACCATGAAGATGCTGACTGTGGCTGCACTTATTTGCACCATTATGGCTTTGACTACAGCTGATGGTAGGTGTTCTTTATAGAAAGTGTTACATATAATTAAAGACATAGAGAAACTGTGTGTATTGTCTATAAACAGCAACAATCCAGTCAATACCTGTTATGTCAAACTTTCTAGATCCTGCAGAAGCCAAATCCGAAAATGACCAAACAGGTAAGTAGCCTTTAGATTTCAAATATATTGCTCTTTGTAATGATgctacaccttttttttttttctttttacctttcttcttttcctaAATGTAATGTTAAATTACCAGTTTGTCTCTGATAAAGGCCACTAAATCACTTGtgtaatgtaatattatattatactgtgTTGTGTTATGCTGTTTTATGTTATAGCATTTTCTATTATACCatcaaatttgattttaaatcaTGATATGAAAattcaacacatacacactatatTCTCTAATTGTCCTCAGCAGAGACAGACCTGGTCAAAAGGACATATGGGTGTTCCTATGGTTGGAAAAGGATCTATGGCCGCTGTTTCCGCTACGTTTCAAGACCATTGCGTTGGGCTCAAGCTGAGGTAATAAGGTTAACTTTGATTCCATATGCCTACTACTCTACATGATGATTCAAAGATACTACACACTAACCATAACAATTtcaaacaactttttaaaaaaagtttaaaaagtattcAACACTCTGATAGGACTGGTAGATTGAACCAAAGTGCAGACAGAACACAAGCAGATGCAGAAATAGACGGTCAACTGTCTGTCAAACCTcagaaaactgactgaaaaattCACATACAGACAGGGACCAATGGAAGCACctacaaaatgtgacaaaatattccagctcttttgttgttgttcctcTGGCCTCTGACTAACATCACTGTTGGTGTTGCCAGGATTTTAACTCTCTGACATTTTTACTAATTTCCTCTTGACGTAATTGTTTCATAATGAAACAATGCCTTTTTATCACACTCCTAGCATACCAAACCAAACTGAATAACAGTTTACTCGAGTAAGTTACTCAAGTAAGTTTTGGGGGATCATATTGTTCACTGGGAGACtgatggagggttgatatcacTTTGGTCTTGTAATATGTAATGggtaattaaaataaacttgCCCAGGGGATTCCAGTGAATTGAAGGTTGCTATGGCTATTGGGATCACTATATACTGCACAACTGGAAAATGGGACAAACAGcacccaaaaaaagaaaatcagacagGATTTTGTTTGACGAAGGTCTGTCTGTGATGTATTCCTGTATTTGTTTCATAGCaactcctgtctctctctctcttcctctttatcTCCACTGTAGAAAAATTGCCAGGCCATGGGTGGAAACCTTGCATCAGTACATAGCTATGGGGAGTACCGTAGGATTCAGAGGCTGATAATTAGACGCTGTCACGGGTATAGAGCGACATGGATCGGAGGCTATGATGCAGTAGAGGTATTTTATTCGTCATTGCACAAGGTCCAGCAGTTactttattaaacttttttttaaattaatgtcattttaaattctatCTTCTAGGAGAAAGTTTGGCTGTGGAGTAATGGTAGGCGATTCAACTATCGGTACTGGTGTCGTGGAGAGCCCAATAACGGCCATAA
It encodes:
- the LOC137174973 gene encoding ladderlectin-like isoform X4, translating into MKMLTVAALICTIMALTTADDPAEAKSENDQTETDLVKRTYGCSYGWKRIYGRCFRYVSRPLRWAQAEKNCQAMGGNLASVHSYGEYRRIQRLIIRRCHGYRATWIGGYDAVEEKVWLWSNGRRFNYRYWCRGEPNNGHNGRQHCLQMNYSVRRCWDDDHCNKRKPSVCVKRRY
- the LOC137174973 gene encoding ladderlectin-like isoform X2, producing MKMLTVAALICTIMALTTADDPAEAKSENDQTAETDLVKRTYGCSYGWKRIYGRCFRYVSRPLRWAQAEKNCQAMGGNLASVHSYGEYRRIQRLIIRRCHGYRATWIGGYDAVEEKVWLWSNGRRFNYRYWCRGEPNNGHNGRQHCLQMNYSVRRCWDDDHCNKRKPSVCVKRRY
- the LOC137174972 gene encoding ladderlectin-like produces the protein MKMLTVAALMCTIMALTTADDPAEAKSENDQTVSSVETDLVKRTYGCSYGWRRLCGRCFRYVARPLRWAQAEKNCQAMGGNLASVHNYREYRSIQRLIVHRCHRYREIWLGGHDGEEERAWLWSNGRRFNYRNWCRGEPNNSRGSQHCLTMNHTVRRCWDDDHCNKRKPSVCVKRRY